GCCGGCGGTGATGGGCAAGGACGTGCCGCTGTCGGGCATCTTCGACCCGCAGCACAAGCGCTACTCCGAGGCCGGCGAGTTCCGCCAGCTGTACGAGTCCGACCAGGACGTCCGCAAGATCGTCGACACCGCCCGCGGCCTGGAGAACCTGAAGCGCCAGTGGGGTGTGCACGCGGCCGGCGTGATCATGTCCTCGGAACCGCTGATCGACCTGATCCCGATCATGCGCCGCGACCAGGACGGCCAGGTGATCACCCAGTTCGACTACCCGAGCTGCGAGACGCTCGGCCTGGTCAAGATGGACTTCCTCGGCCTGCGCAACCTGACGATCATGGACGACGCGGTCAAGAACGTGGAGGCCAGCCGCGGTATCACGCTGGACCTGGACGCGCTCGGCCGCAGCCTCGACGACAAGGCGACCTTCGAGCTGCTCGGCCGCGGTGACACGCTCGGCGTGTTCCAGTTCGACGGCGGCCCGATGCGGGCGCTGCTGCGGCTGATGAAGCCGGACAACTTCGAGGACATCTCCGCGGTCGGCGCGCTGTACCGTCCCGGCCCGATGGGCGCGAACTCGCACACCAACTACGCGCTGCGCAAGAACAAGCAGCAGGAGATCAGCTACCCGCACGACGAGCTCGCGGTCGCGCTGGAGCCGATCCTCGGGACGACGTACGGCCTGATCGTGTACCAGGAGCAGGTGATGGCGATCGCCCAGCAGCTGGGCGGTTACACGCTCGGCAAGGCGGACCTGCTCCGCCGGGCGATGGGCAAGAAGAAGCGCGAGGTGCTCGACGCGGAGTACGTCGGCTTCTCCGAGGGCATGAAGGCCAACGGCTTCTCGGCGCAGTCGATCAAGGCGCTGTGGGACGTCCTGGTCCCGTTCTCCGACTACGCGTTCAACAAGGCGCACTCGGCGGCGTACGGGCTGGTCTCGTACTGGACCGCCTACCTGAAGGCGAACTACCCCGCCGAGTACATGGCCGCGGTGCTGACGTCCGTCAAGGACGACAAGGACAAGATGGCCATCTACCTGAACGAGTGCCGCCGGATGGGCATCAAGGTGCTGCCGCCGGACGTCAACGAGTCCGACTCCGACTTCACCCCGGTCGGCACCGACATCCGCTTCGGGCTGTCCGGGATCCGCAACGTCGGCGTCAACGTGGTGGCCGAGATCGTCGGCGCGCGCGAGTCCGAGGGCCGGTTCACCGACTTCGTCGACTTCATCGACAAGGTGCCGCTGCCGGTCTGCAACAAGCGCGTGATCGAGTCGCTGGCCAAGGCCGGCTCGTTCGACTCGATGAACCACGCCCGGCGCGCGGTCGTCGCGGTGCACGAGCAGGCCGTCGACGAGGCGATCGACCTCAAGCGCAACGAGGCGCACGGCCAGTTCGACCTGTTCTCGATGGGCGACGACGAGGCCGACTCCGGCGACGGCAACAGCCGGCTGACGGTCCGGGTGCCCGAGATCGAGGAGTGGGACAAGGCGACCAAGCTGGCGCACGAGCGCGACATGCTGGGGCTGTACGTGTCCGACCACCCGCTGTTCGGCGTCGAGCACGTGCTCACCAACGGCACCGACTCCACGATCGGTCAGCTGCTCGCGGACGAGGACCGGCCCGACGGCAGCCGGGTGACGATCGGCGGTCTGGTCACGGCCGTCCAGCGCAAGGTCAACAAGCGCGGCGACATCTACGCGATCGTCACGATCGAGGACCTCGAAGGTTCGATCGAAGTGATGATGTTCTCCTCGGCGTACCAGCTGCACGCGCACCTGCTGACCAACGACGCGATCATCTTGATGAAGGGCCGGGTCCGGCGCCGTGAGGACCGGCTCGAGCTGAGCGGTGACGAGGTCACCGTGCCGGACCTGACCCAGGGCCCGAGCGGCCCGGTGGTCATCACGATGCCGGTCAACCGCTGCACCCAGCCGGTGGTCGACCAGCTGCGCGACGTGCTGCAGTCGCACCCCGGCATGACCGAGGTGCAGCTGCGCCTGCAGGCCCGGCAGAAGACGACGGTGATGCGGATCGGCGACCGGTTCCGGGTCACCCCGACGTCCTCGCTGATGGCGGACCTGAAAGCCCTGCTCGGCCCGTCCTGCCTGGCCGGCTGAGGCACCGGTGAGCGAAAGCATTGACCCGGTACGTCACACTGGCCCCGTGAGTCAGCCACTACCACCCGACCCCACCCAGCCGAACCCCCAGGGGCCTTGGTCCACCGGGCAGCCCGAGCCGAGCGCTCTGGGGCAGGCAGGTTCGCCGGGGTACGCCGGGCAAGCGGGTCCGGGGCAGTCGGGTCCGGGGCGGGCCGGGCAAGCGGGGTACGCCGGGCAGGCGGCTCCGGGGGAGTCAGGCCCCGGGCAGACCGGGCAGCCGGGCTCGCCGGCGTACGGCGGGCAGGGCTGGGCGTCTTCGGAGGCCGCCTCGGGGCACGCCTCTCACTCCACCCAGGGGCACGGCTCGGTTTCGTCCGGGCCGGTGTACTCCGGGGGCAGCGGGCCGTATGCGCCGCAAGCGTTCGGAGGGTCGTTCGGGGCTCCTCGGCAGCCGGCGCCGAAACTTCCCTGGAGCCGGGCGATCGCGGTGACCGTCGCCGTGTTCCTGGTGGCCGGGGCGATCGCCGGGTGGGCGTGGCAGCAGTACGCACCGCTCGCGCAGTACACGATCGACGAGAACGGCGGCGCCCTCGGCGAGGAGCAGATGACCCGGGTGTTCGGCCCGGACGGCATGTTCGTCGCGATCGGCTTCCTCACCGCGCTCGTGCTCGGCGCCGCGCTGTTCTGGTGGTTGCGCGACTACGGACCGTGGGCAGTCGCCGTCGTCTGCGTCGGCTCGGTGGTCGGCTCGGCCGTCGCCTGGGGCGTCGGCATGCTGCTCGGCCACGACCCGCTCGACCCACGTCTCCAGGCGGCCAAGCCCGGCGACCTGCTCGCCGCGCCGCTCGAGCTGCACACCTGGACCCCGCTCGCGGCCTGGCTCGTCGGCGCCGCCCTCGCGGCCGCGATCATCGCCGCGCTGACCTGGCGCGCGGAACCAGTTGCAACCACATCGGTATCTTCCGCGTCAGAATCATCGGCGCAGGTGAAATAGCCTGTTCCGGCCCGGTGGCATCTCACCGGTGACGCGAGGGGGCACGATGTCCGACCAGACCAATCCGCCGGTCAACCCGCACCAGCCCGGTGCAACCGGCGGCCAACCGGGCCCGAACGGCCCGTACCCCGCTCCTGGCACCCAGAGTCACCAATTCGGTGCTCAGGGCAACCAAGGCCTCTGGCCGCAGGGCGGTGGCCAGCCGCCGCAGCAGGGCGGGCAACCGCCGTACCAGGGCCAACCGCCGTACCAGGGGCAGCCGGGTTACCAGGGCCAGCCGCAGTACGGGCAGCCGCAGCAGGGCTACCAGGGCCAGCAGCCGCCGTACGGACAGCCGCAGTACGGCGGTCCGCAGGGTGACGGTGGCCAGCCGCCGTACGGGCCGGGCTTCGGCCAGGCCCAGCAGTGGCAGCCCGAGCCGCCGAAGCGCCGCAACAAGTGGATCCCGCTCGTCGCCGTCGTGGCGGTGCTCGCCGTGCTCGGTGGCGGAGGCCTGTTCGCCTACGCGCGGCTCAACGGTGGCGGCGGTCAGCCGGCCGAGGTGCTGCCCGGGACCGCGGTCGCCTACGCCCGCATCGACCTGAATCCGTCGGCCGGTCAGCGCGTCGCCGCACTGCGGTACCTGATGAAGTTCCCGTCCGCGAAGGAGCGGATCGGACTCACCAGCGACAACGACGACCTGCGGCAGAAGCTGTTCGACCTGCTGAAGAAGGAAGCCGGCGACGAGCTCGCCGACGTCGACTTCGAGAAGGACGTCAAGCCGTGGCTGGGGGACCGGGCCGGACTGGCCGCGCTGCCGCCGTCCGGTGACAGCAAGACGCCGGACGTCGTGGTCGCGGTCCAGGTGAAGAGCGAGGACAAGGCCAACGCCGGCCTGGACAAGCTGTTCGCCAAGGAGAAGGAGAAGCCGGGCCGTGTCTTCACCGACGGCTACGTGCTGCTCGGCGACAACCAGGCCGTGGTCGACTCGGCTGCTTCGACGGCCAAGGACAGCCCGCTGAGCAAGAACTCCAAGTTCGACGGCGACATGGCCGCGCTCGGCGAGCAGGGCTTCGCGTCGTTCTGGGCCGACACCGCCGGACTGGCACTGCTCGGCAACAGCAAGCTGACCGAGGAGCAGCGCAAGGCGCTACCGGCCGGCTCGATGGCCGCGGCGCTGCGGTTCGACGCGAGCTACGTCGAGCTGAAGGGCGTGGTCCGCAGCGACCAGACCGTGAAGACCGGCGCGGCCGATGCGGGCGACCTGCTCGCGAAGCTGCCGGAGAGCTCGGCGGGTGGGATGGCCGTGTCGGGTGGTTCGGACCTGGTCGACACCGCGTGGGAGCAGATGAAGAAGTCCAGCGGCATCGATCTGGAGGAGCTGACCTCGGGCTTCACCGACCAGTACGGGCTCGTCCTGCCGGACGACCTGAAAACGCTGCTGGGCAAGAACTTCGCGGTCGCGATCGACCGGGACAACGGCGAGAACGGCCCGCAGATCGCCGTCCGGTCCGAGACCGACCCGGCCAAGGCCGCTGTGGTGGCGGACAAGGTGATGCGCCTGGTCCGTGAGCGCAGCGAGCTGAACATCCCGGTCGAGAAGGCCCAGGACGACGACACGCTGGTGATCTCCACCGACAAGGGCTACGCCGAGAAGGTCCTCAAGGGCGGCAACCTCGGTGAGTCGGAGAGCTTCAAGCAGGCGATCCCGGACCCGAAGGGCGCGGTGCTCGCGGCGTACGTCGACTTCGACGGTATCGGCGCGCTGACCGAGGAGCTCAAGACGAACAAGGACGCCGCCGCGCTCCGCTCGGCCGGCGTCACCATCCGCCACACCGACGGCGGCCAGGCCGACTTCACCCTCCGGGTGGTCGCCAAGTAGTCAGGCTCTGCCCAAAGGCCCGGACCGTTGAGCTGTAACGGTCCGGGTCTTTGCGATGGATCCAGTGCCCGGTGCCGTCGAACTCGACCCGCGTGGTCGCCGGGCGACGTCGTACCATCTCGGCCGCCAGCTCCTCGCTGAGCAGAAAGCTGTCTGTTGCTCTCAGCAACAACATGGGTTGCCGTACGGCGGTCCAGTCGTCCCACCAGACGCCGGTGTTGCCGTGCTGCGCGGCCATCATGTCGTCGAGGTCGAACAGCAACTCCCAGCCACCGTCCCGCTGGACCACGCTCTCGAGGAAGTAGCTGGGCTCCGGGGTCGCGGCGAAGAACGCCTCCGCTGCTGGGCGATCAGGGAAGCGCGTCGGCCATCCGGTGACGTCGAGTACCGGCTGGGGCAACTCTTCCGTGACGGCGCCGACGTCCTCGACTACGACGCCCGCCACCAGGTCTGGCCGCCTGGCTGCCAACTGGAACGCCGTCACGCCACCCAGCGAGTGTCCGATCACCAGTGCCGGAGCGAGGTTGAGATCTTCGGCGAGCTCCGCCACATCGGCGACGAAGGCCTCACGCCCGAAGCCTGAGCTGTCCTCGGCCGCTCCCGTCAGCCCGTGCCCGCGCAGGTCCGGCGCGATCACCCGGTACTCGGGCGCCAGCCGCTCGGCGATCGCCGCGAAGGTCTTTCCCCGCCCGAACGTGCCGTGCAGAGCCAGGACCGGGAGCCCGCTCCCGCCGGAGTCCTCGTACTGAAGTTTCACGGTCTCAGTCTCCCCGCACCACGCGCCGGCTGGGTACACCTGCCAGGGACACCCCCAAGAAGGTGCTGACGGCAACCACCGCCGCCGCGACGACCAGACTGACCCGGAACCCGGCCAGGAAGTGCGCCGTACCGAGCAGGGCCCCGAACAGCGCGGCCGCCGTGCCGCTCCCGACCTGCCGGCTCGCGTTGAGCAGCCCGGCGCCGAATCCCGCCCGCGCCGCCGCGATGCCGTCCAGCATCATCGTGGTCATCGCGGGCGCGACGAGTCCGGCCCCGGCTCCGATCGGCAGCAGCCACGCGATCAGTGCCCAGAGCGAGACCTGCTCGTCGACCGAACACAGGCCGAGCAGTCCGGCCAGCATCAGCCCTTGCCCGACCAGCAACACCCGCCCGGCGCCGTACCGTGTCGTCAGCCGGCCGGCCAGCAGGTTCGCCGGGATGATCAGGGCGGTCATCGGGACGAAGACGAGTCCACTGACCCAGGCCGACTTCTCCAGCAGCTGCTGGACGAACAGGGTGACCACGAAGATCACGCCGTACGACGAGAAGTTCACCGCGAACCCGGTCACGGTGCTCACCACCGCTCCCGGGCCGATCGACAGCCGGCCAGTGCGCCGTACCGATCGCTGACCGGTTGGGACCGCGCACGTGGCGACCAGGATCGGCAGCCCGACGGCGACGTTCAACCAGAATGTGGCGGACCAGCCGAACGTGGTGGTGATCGCCCCGCCGACCGGAGAGCCGACGACCAGGGCGACTGCGCCGGCTGCGGACCATCGCCCGACGGCGCGCGTACGGCGTACTGGATCTGAGGTCGCCGCGGTCAGCAACGCCAGACCCGACGGCAGCACCGCCGCGGCCGCCGCTCCCTGCACAGCTCGCGCGGCCAGCAGCACGGTGAGGTCGCTCGCGTCGGCGCAGACCATCGACGTCGCCACGAACCCCGTCATCCCGATCGCGAACGCGCGACGGGCGCCGACCCGGTCGGACCACACGCCGGCCGGCAGCAGGCAGACCGCGAACACCAGCGAGTAGCCGCTGAGGATCCAGGCGAGCGCGTCGTCGGCGCCGAGCTCTCGCCCGATCGACGGCAGCGCGACCGTCACCAGTGAGGCGTTCAGAGTGATCAGGAAGAAGGAAGCGGCGGCGACTCCCGTAGCGAGCGCCGGCCGGGGCGTGATGGCATCCACGGCTACTACCGTGGTCGTTGCCGGCCGCCACGGAAAGGTTGCCGGGTGCACCTGTCAGGGACAGTCAGGAGGACCAGCATGTCGCGGTACGCCGGCCGGTCGCGCGAACTCGGCGCCTTCCTCCGCGAGCGCCGCAACCGCCTGGCGCCTGCCGCGGCCGGGCTCCCCGACACACCACGGCGTACGCCGGGACTGCGCCGCGAGGAGGTCGCCGAGCTCACCGGACTGAGCGTCGGCTACTACATCCGGCTCGAGCAAGGGCACGCGCGGCACCCGTCGTACGGCGTACTGGATGCGTTGGCTCGTACCCTCGACCTGACCGAGGACGAGACACGCCATCTCAAAGCTCTCGGCGGGCAACGGGAGGCGCCATCGGCGCCGGCGACCGAGCGGGTCTCGCGCTCGGCGCTCCGACTGATGAGCCTCTTCGCGCCTCCGACCGCGGTGGTGGTGCTCGGCCGCACCGGCGACGTCCTCGCCTGGAACCGCTCGGCGACTCGCCTCTTCCCCGGTCGCCTGCCCGAGCCGGGGGAGCGCCCGGGACCCGGCTCGAACAACGCGCGGTACATCTTCCAGGACCCGTCCGCGCGCACCCTGTTCAGCAACTGGCCCGAGGTCGCCGACGACACCGTCGCCCACCTCCGCTCCGCCGCCGGTCACCTCGTCGACGACCCCGCCGTCCGGGCCCTCGTCGACGAACTGCTCGAGACCTGCCCCGAGTTCGCCACCCGCTGGGCCCGCCGCGACGTTCGCGAACGCGTCTCCGGCGACAAGCACCTCGATCACCCGCAGCTGGGCCGCATCACCATCGGCTACGAAGTCACCGCCCTGCTCGACGAGCCGCACCAGTGGCTCGTCGTCTACTCGGTCCCCGCCGAACTTCTTCACGCGCCGATGTCGAAATCCTGACCCCGGCTTCTACCTCCGGGTGTCACCACCACCCGAGAGGACCCGCAATGAACCACATCACTGCCATCAGCACCATCGCCGTCCCGGTCACCGCCCAGGACCGAGCCGTCGCCTTCTACGTCGACACCCTCGGCTTCGACCTCCACTTCGACGCCGAGCTCCCCCAACTCAACGGCCGCTGGATCGTCGTCGCCCCACCCGGCGCCACCACAACCCTCGCCCTGATCCCCACCACCGACCAAACCCCCACAGGCGCTGACACCGGCATCCGCCTCACCACCCCCAACGCCGCAGCCGCCCACGCGGCCCTGACCGCCCAGTCAGTCGCCGTCGACGCCCTACTCAGCTGGCCCGGAGTCCCGCCCATGTTCACCTTGCACGACCCGGACGGAAACACCCTCTACCTGGTCGAGGGCTGATCCACCTGCACCCGCGCCGCACCGACTCCGCACCCGCACCGACTCCGGCCGGCCCGGTCACCGCGCTCGCCCTCAGCCTCGGTCCGATCACCGTTCCCACCGAGCCGGCTCCGCCGCTCCCTTGAACTCAAGGGAGCGGCTTCGCGCCCACAGTCCCCCGAGTCCGCCGATGCCCACCACTGTCCAACCTCCAGCGCCCGCCCGGTCCCACGCTCAGCAGCGAGCGACCGAGCCCGGAATCGGTGGATTGATCAGTGGTGGGCGTCGCCCTCGCCCGCTCCGCGTCCGGCGCCCCAGGCCCCCTGCGTCCCGATCCACCCCCAGGCCGCCCGCGTCCCGATCCGCCCCAGGCCGCCCGCGTCCCGATCCGCCCCAGGCCGCCTGCGTCCCGATCCACCCAGGCCCCTTGTGCCCTTCAGCGGCAGGCCTTCGGAGTGCTCGACCGGTGAGTGCCCACGGCGGCGTACGGCTGCTCAACAGTCCCACCGGGAGCAGCCACACCCACCGCCCACAAGCAGCGCCCGACCACGGTCGACCCGTGCAGATACCCAGCACCGGGGGGAGCGGTCGTCTCGACAAAAGCGTTGCCCGACAGCTCAGCCACGATCGGCTCCTGCGTGGTGGGATCCCCGCCAACAGCCACCGGACGCCCGTCGACGAACTCCAG
The Kribbella italica DNA segment above includes these coding regions:
- the dnaE gene encoding DNA polymerase III subunit alpha; its protein translation is MASSDSFVHLHNHTEYSMLDGAARIDELFKATSEAGMPALATTDHGYVFGAYEFWKTAKKYDVKPIIGVEAYLTPQTHRTERRRVKWGDAGSSRDDVSGGGSYTHMTLLAKNTGGMHNLFKMASLASLEGYYFKPRMDRELLQTYGQGLIGTTGCVGGEVQTRLRLGQYKEALEAASEFRDIFGAENFYCEVMDHGIEIERQTQRELLRLAKELNLPLVATNDLHYTRQEDATAHAALLCVQSASTLSDPNRFKFDGDEFYLKTPAQMRETFRDLPGACDNTLLIAEQCDVTFTEGEGRFMPRFPCPDGHNEESWFIAEVETGLHKRYPEGVPDHVRKQAEYEIEVITSKGYAGYFLVVADFINWAKEHGIRVGPGRGSGAGSMCAYAMRITDLDPLQHGLIFERFLNPERMSMPDFDIDFDDRRRPEVIRYVTEKYGDDRVAMIVTYGTIKAKQAIKDAGRVLDYPFAMGDRITKAMPPAVMGKDVPLSGIFDPQHKRYSEAGEFRQLYESDQDVRKIVDTARGLENLKRQWGVHAAGVIMSSEPLIDLIPIMRRDQDGQVITQFDYPSCETLGLVKMDFLGLRNLTIMDDAVKNVEASRGITLDLDALGRSLDDKATFELLGRGDTLGVFQFDGGPMRALLRLMKPDNFEDISAVGALYRPGPMGANSHTNYALRKNKQQEISYPHDELAVALEPILGTTYGLIVYQEQVMAIAQQLGGYTLGKADLLRRAMGKKKREVLDAEYVGFSEGMKANGFSAQSIKALWDVLVPFSDYAFNKAHSAAYGLVSYWTAYLKANYPAEYMAAVLTSVKDDKDKMAIYLNECRRMGIKVLPPDVNESDSDFTPVGTDIRFGLSGIRNVGVNVVAEIVGARESEGRFTDFVDFIDKVPLPVCNKRVIESLAKAGSFDSMNHARRAVVAVHEQAVDEAIDLKRNEAHGQFDLFSMGDDEADSGDGNSRLTVRVPEIEEWDKATKLAHERDMLGLYVSDHPLFGVEHVLTNGTDSTIGQLLADEDRPDGSRVTIGGLVTAVQRKVNKRGDIYAIVTIEDLEGSIEVMMFSSAYQLHAHLLTNDAIILMKGRVRRREDRLELSGDEVTVPDLTQGPSGPVVITMPVNRCTQPVVDQLRDVLQSHPGMTEVQLRLQARQKTTVMRIGDRFRVTPTSSLMADLKALLGPSCLAG
- a CDS encoding DUF3352 domain-containing protein produces the protein MSDQTNPPVNPHQPGATGGQPGPNGPYPAPGTQSHQFGAQGNQGLWPQGGGQPPQQGGQPPYQGQPPYQGQPGYQGQPQYGQPQQGYQGQQPPYGQPQYGGPQGDGGQPPYGPGFGQAQQWQPEPPKRRNKWIPLVAVVAVLAVLGGGGLFAYARLNGGGGQPAEVLPGTAVAYARIDLNPSAGQRVAALRYLMKFPSAKERIGLTSDNDDLRQKLFDLLKKEAGDELADVDFEKDVKPWLGDRAGLAALPPSGDSKTPDVVVAVQVKSEDKANAGLDKLFAKEKEKPGRVFTDGYVLLGDNQAVVDSAASTAKDSPLSKNSKFDGDMAALGEQGFASFWADTAGLALLGNSKLTEEQRKALPAGSMAAALRFDASYVELKGVVRSDQTVKTGAADAGDLLAKLPESSAGGMAVSGGSDLVDTAWEQMKKSSGIDLEELTSGFTDQYGLVLPDDLKTLLGKNFAVAIDRDNGENGPQIAVRSETDPAKAAVVADKVMRLVRERSELNIPVEKAQDDDTLVISTDKGYAEKVLKGGNLGESESFKQAIPDPKGAVLAAYVDFDGIGALTEELKTNKDAAALRSAGVTIRHTDGGQADFTLRVVAK
- a CDS encoding alpha/beta hydrolase yields the protein MKLQYEDSGGSGLPVLALHGTFGRGKTFAAIAERLAPEYRVIAPDLRGHGLTGAAEDSSGFGREAFVADVAELAEDLNLAPALVIGHSLGGVTAFQLAARRPDLVAGVVVEDVGAVTEELPQPVLDVTGWPTRFPDRPAAEAFFAATPEPSYFLESVVQRDGGWELLFDLDDMMAAQHGNTGVWWDDWTAVRQPMLLLRATDSFLLSEELAAEMVRRRPATTRVEFDGTGHWIHRKDPDRYSSTVRAFGQSLTTWRPPGG
- a CDS encoding MFS transporter translates to MDAITPRPALATGVAAASFFLITLNASLVTVALPSIGRELGADDALAWILSGYSLVFAVCLLPAGVWSDRVGARRAFAIGMTGFVATSMVCADASDLTVLLAARAVQGAAAAAVLPSGLALLTAATSDPVRRTRAVGRWSAAGAVALVVGSPVGGAITTTFGWSATFWLNVAVGLPILVATCAVPTGQRSVRRTGRLSIGPGAVVSTVTGFAVNFSSYGVIFVVTLFVQQLLEKSAWVSGLVFVPMTALIIPANLLAGRLTTRYGAGRVLLVGQGLMLAGLLGLCSVDEQVSLWALIAWLLPIGAGAGLVAPAMTTMMLDGIAAARAGFGAGLLNASRQVGSGTAAALFGALLGTAHFLAGFRVSLVVAAAVVAVSTFLGVSLAGVPSRRVVRGD
- a CDS encoding helix-turn-helix transcriptional regulator; the protein is MSRYAGRSRELGAFLRERRNRLAPAAAGLPDTPRRTPGLRREEVAELTGLSVGYYIRLEQGHARHPSYGVLDALARTLDLTEDETRHLKALGGQREAPSAPATERVSRSALRLMSLFAPPTAVVVLGRTGDVLAWNRSATRLFPGRLPEPGERPGPGSNNARYIFQDPSARTLFSNWPEVADDTVAHLRSAAGHLVDDPAVRALVDELLETCPEFATRWARRDVRERVSGDKHLDHPQLGRITIGYEVTALLDEPHQWLVVYSVPAELLHAPMSKS
- a CDS encoding VOC family protein, whose translation is MNHITAISTIAVPVTAQDRAVAFYVDTLGFDLHFDAELPQLNGRWIVVAPPGATTTLALIPTTDQTPTGADTGIRLTTPNAAAAHAALTAQSVAVDALLSWPGVPPMFTLHDPDGNTLYLVEG